The proteins below come from a single Tachypleus tridentatus isolate NWPU-2018 chromosome 13, ASM421037v1, whole genome shotgun sequence genomic window:
- the LOC143238928 gene encoding uncharacterized protein LOC143238928 — MVVKGSKKGKSAKGKITETLEPSSTNVGDNQNIAEQNSPLLSEKELKPPTLSSTPWDKDKKILGPAALRSKTSHPSALVMVCDAINSLGDKKGVSVQAIKTWMLGQYPEIGQSKVKFMVKKALDKGMKEGVLVRPKKSADMVGATGRFLVDNTKYKNSNKIKTDAARKMKTTKGDKTGKSLDEALPEEKLKPKKTNIAKNKERTFEAKSTKTKTVKPKTKQDMEISSDTETKIRKKLFDGGSKSDTEATPRPIKIKVKRRGKLQRTETLQKSEKINGENEGKSRKKKEPKKTATEKGRGKKT, encoded by the exons ATGGTGGTGAAGGGTTCCAAAAAGGGTAAAAGTGCTAAAGGTAAAATCACCGAAACTTTAGAGCCCTCTTCCACGAATGTCGGAGACAACCAAAATATTGCAGAACAAAATTCTCCTTTGTTGTCAGAGAAGGAACTAAAACCACCAACTTTATCTTCTACTCCTTGGGACAAAGACAAGAAAATTCTGGGGCCAGCCGCTCTGCGTTCGAAGACTTCACACCCTTCAGCACTGGTCATGGTTTGTGATGCGATTAATTCATTAG GAGATAAGAAGGGTGTTTCTGTTCAAGCCATCAAGACATGGATGCTAG GGCAGTACCCTGAAATTGGCCAAAGCAAAGTAAAGTTTATGGTGAAAAAAGCTTTAGATAAGGGCATGAAGGAAGGTGTATTGGTTAGGCCTAAAAAGTCTGCAGACATGGTGGGTGCAACTGGCAGATTTTTGGTTGACAATACAAAGTATaagaatagtaataaaataaagacCGATGCTGCTAGAAAGATGAAAACAACCAAGGGAGACAAAACGGGCAAATCTTTAGACGAAGCTCTTCCCGAAGAAAAACTTAAGCCTAAAAAAACTAATATCGCGAAAAACAAAGAGAGAACTTTTGAAGCAAAATCTACAAAAACGAAGACAGTTAAACCTAAAACCAAGCAAGATATGGAGATTTCTTCAGATACAGAGACCAAAATTCGAAAGAAACTTTTTGATGGGGGCTCCAAGTCTGATACAGAAGCGACCCCAAGGCCAATTAAAATTAAGGTCAAAAGGAGAGGTAAACTTCAAAGAACCGAAACATTGCAAAAATCTGAAAAAATTAATGGCGAGAACGAAGGAAAAAGTCGTAAAAAGAAAGAACCTAAAAAAACCGCTACCGAAAAGGGTAGAGGAAAGAAAACTTaa